From one Chanodichthys erythropterus isolate Z2021 chromosome 3, ASM2448905v1, whole genome shotgun sequence genomic stretch:
- the LOC137006382 gene encoding hydroperoxide isomerase ALOXE3-like, which translates to MVIYTVTTHTGQRLLAGTKSLISIQLRGTDAESEEQNLHRFQGFCQGSVRAFKINCKAPLGELISVKLYSKPFMGLLYDQWFCDKILVNTPEGDEILFPCYSWLGRNESLVLRPAKASLVFQDINPIVQRQRTRQREEQQKLFRWRVYAEGTPQVIDYDTALALPAEVQFSFTKETEFYSSGGMQFAALKLTGLADSRRSWKSISQLAMILFENRNKTFEYIQKHWDEDEFFGYQFLNGLNPMMIQRCSKLPENFPVTDDMVKDSLRGSSLEQEMKKGNIFLSDYKMLDELVGNVVNGRQQYLTAPLVLLYCDPHGMMLPIAIQLKQKPSKENPIFLPTDSKADWKLAKIFVRNAEFAVHEVDFHLLRTHLLAEVFTVATLRNLPSPHPLYKLLFPHIRYTLQINIMARNQLISKNGAITMYAGIGGESLAKLLKRATASLTYSALCLPDNISERGLENVPHYYYRDDGMKLWNIINKFVAAFLSHYYQCDAHVQKDTELQDWISEIFTNGFLGREGSGMPSSFQTVTELVKFVTMVIFTPSAQHSAVNNGQFDFGGWMPNYPTALRKPPPKEKGQTTEDTILETLPDVSTTVNGTAVLRLLSKDSTDHYPLGHFPENLYDEDVPCKLIEEFQKDLRELSDLIEERNKKLELPYTYLNPKNVDNSVAI; encoded by the exons ATGGTGATCTACACAGTAACGACACACACTGGACAGAGGCTTTTGGCGGGCACCAAGAGCCTTATCTCTATCCAGCTGCGTGGTACTGATGCCGAGAGTGAGGAACAGAATCTACATCGCTTTCAGGGTTTTTGTCAAGGATCG GTGCGTGCATTTAAGATAAATTGCAAGGCGCCCCTGGGAGAGCTCATATCTGTCAAGCTCTACTCCAAGCCGTTTATGGGTCTTCTTTACGACCAGTGGTTCTGCGATAAGATCTTAGTCAACACGCCCGAAGGTGACGAGATTTTGTTTCCGTGCTACTCCTGGCTTGGCCGTAACGAGAGTCTTGTCTTAAGACCTGCTAAAG CTTCACTCGTGTTCCAGGACATCAACCCAATAGTCCAAAGACAAAGGACGAGGCAGCGAGAAGAGCAACAAAAGTTATTTAG GTGGCGAGTGTATGCTGAGGGCACACCCCAAGTGATCGATTACGACACTGCCCTTGCTCTGCCAGCTGAAGTCCAGTTCTCTTTCACAAAGGAAACCGAGTTTTACTCCAGTGGTGGAATGCA GTTCGCTGCTCTGAAGTTAACTGGATTAGCTGACAGCAGAAGATCGTGGAAAAGCATCAGCCAACTGGCCATGATCCTTTttgaaaacagaaacaaaacctTTG AATACATTCAGAAGCACTGGGATGAGGACGAGTTCTTTGGCTACCAGTTTCTGAATGGCCTCAACCCCATGATGATCCAGCGCTGCTCAAAGCTGCCCGAGAATTTCCCCGTCACAGACGACATGGTCAAAGACTCCCTAAGAGGGAGCAGCTTGGAGCAGGAGATGAAG AAAGGGAACATCTTCCTGTCTGACTATAAGATGTTGGATGAGCTGGTGGGAAACGTAGTCAATGGCAGGCAGCAGTACCTCACGGCTCCCCTGGTCCTGCTGTACTGCGACCCCCATGGCATGATGCTGCCCATTGCCATACAG TTAAAGCAAAAACCCAGCAAAGAGAATCCCATCTTCCTCCCAACGGATTCAAAGGCAGACTGGAAACTGGCCAAGATCTTTGTTCGAAATGCAGAGTTTGCTGTTCACGAGGTCGACTTTCACCTGCTGAGAACTCACCTGCTGGCAGAGGTGTTCACCGTGGCGACGTTGCGCAATCTTCCCTCTCCACACCCTCTCTACAAG CTCCTCTTTCCTCATATCCGATACACGCTCCAGATCAACATCATGGCCCGGAATCAGCTGATATCCAAGAATGGGGCCATTACCATG TATGCAGGAATAGGTGGAGAGTCATTGGCTAAGTTGCTGAAGCGTGCTACTGCCTCCCTGACCTATAGCGCCCTCTGTCTTCCAGATAACATCTCTGAGAGAGGTCTGGAGAATGTACCCCACTACTACTACAGAGATGATGGGATGAAACTGTGGAACATCATCAACAA GTTTGTTGCGGCTTTCTTGTCACACTACTATCAATGTGATGCACACGTGCAGAAGGACACAGAGCTGCAGGACTGGATCAGTGAGATATTCACCAATGGCTTCCTGGGAAGAGAAGGCTCAG GAATGCCATCATCTTTTCAGACCGTGACAGAGCTCGTCAAGTTTGTCACCATGGTGATCTTCACTCCATCAGCCCAACATTCTGCTGTAAACAATGGACAG TTTGACTTTGGCGGCTGGATGCCTAACTATCCCACTGCCCTCAGAAAGCCCCCTCCCAAGGAGAAAGGCCAGACCACTGAGGACACGATCCTGGAGACCCTTCCTGATGTGAGCACGACGGTGAATGGGACGGCTGTCCTGAGACTGCTGAGCAAGGACTCTACAGACCAT TACCCTCTGGGTCATTTCCCAGAAAATCTATATGATGAAGACGTCCCCTGCAAGCTCATTGAAGAGTTTCAAAAGGATCTGAGGGAGTTGTCGGATCTCATCGAGGAGCGGAACAAGAAGTTGGAGCTTCCCTACACCTATCTGAACCCCAAAAATGTGGACAACAGTGTAGCCATTTGA